A stretch of Gemmobacter fulvus DNA encodes these proteins:
- a CDS encoding DUF6446 family protein: MSGKIIAIGLVMIAAIAGIALYYLQIYAFYEPVRFEPGAEIRLTPIIGDAPEVILAENVQGIDASSSPLRFRACFHTPMSQGMLTETYKVYDAAEPLVAPGWFDCFNAEKIGTALETGEAIAFLSEPEIAPGVDRVVAVFPDGSAYAWHQLNASLKD; this comes from the coding sequence ATGAGCGGCAAGATAATTGCGATAGGCTTGGTCATGATAGCAGCGATTGCGGGCATCGCCCTCTATTACCTCCAGATCTATGCCTTCTACGAACCCGTGCGGTTCGAGCCGGGCGCCGAGATCCGCCTGACCCCGATCATCGGCGACGCGCCCGAGGTCATTCTGGCCGAAAACGTGCAGGGCATCGACGCCAGCTCGTCGCCGCTGCGCTTCCGTGCCTGTTTCCACACGCCGATGTCGCAGGGCATGCTGACCGAAACCTACAAGGTCTATGACGCCGCCGAACCGCTGGTCGCCCCCGGCTGGTTCGACTGTTTCAACGCCGAAAAGATCGGCACGGCCCTGGAAACCGGCGAGGCCATTGCCTTTTTGTCGGAACCCGAAATCGCCCCGGGTGTCGATCGTGTTGTCGCGGTATTCCCCGATGGCAGCGCCTATGCCTGGCACCAGCTCAACGCTTCGCTGAAAGACTGA
- a CDS encoding glycine--tRNA ligase subunit alpha, with product MSASNPPRSFQEIILRLMTYWGDKGCAVLQPYDMEVGAGTFHPATTLRSLGSKPWAAAYVQPSRRPTDGRYGENPNRLQHYYQYQVLIKPSPPDLQDLYLGSLKAIGIDTDLHDIRFVEDDWESPTLGAWGLGWEVWCDGMEVSQFTYFQQVGGHDCRPVSGELTYGLERLAMYVLGVDHVMDMPFNNPDAPIALTYGDVFRQTEQEYSRWNFDQADTDMLFQHFKDAEAECERILAAPELDKAGRRIIMAHPAYDQCIKASHLFNLLDARGVISVTERQAYIGRVRALAKQCADAFVQTEVAGGGVAA from the coding sequence ATGTCTGCATCCAATCCGCCCCGCAGCTTTCAGGAAATCATCCTGCGCCTGATGACCTATTGGGGCGACAAGGGCTGCGCCGTGTTGCAACCCTATGACATGGAGGTGGGGGCAGGCACCTTCCATCCGGCCACCACCCTGCGCAGCCTTGGCAGCAAACCCTGGGCCGCCGCCTATGTGCAGCCCTCGCGCCGTCCGACCGACGGGCGCTATGGCGAGAACCCGAACCGCCTGCAACATTATTACCAGTATCAGGTGCTGATCAAACCCTCGCCGCCCGATCTGCAAGACCTCTATCTCGGCTCGCTCAAGGCCATTGGCATCGACACCGATCTGCATGACATCCGCTTTGTCGAGGATGACTGGGAAAGCCCGACGCTGGGCGCCTGGGGGCTGGGCTGGGAGGTCTGGTGCGATGGCATGGAAGTCAGCCAGTTCACCTATTTCCAGCAGGTCGGCGGACATGACTGCCGCCCGGTGTCGGGCGAGCTGACCTATGGGCTGGAGCGGCTGGCCATGTATGTGCTGGGCGTCGATCACGTCATGGACATGCCGTTCAACAACCCCGATGCGCCGATTGCGCTGACCTATGGCGACGTGTTCCGCCAGACCGAACAGGAATACAGCCGCTGGAACTTCGATCAGGCCGATACCGACATGCTGTTCCAGCATTTCAAGGATGCCGAGGCCGAATGCGAACGCATTCTCGCCGCACCGGAGCTGGACAAGGCAGGCCGCCGCATCATCATGGCGCATCCCGCCTATGACCAGTGCATCAAGGCCAGCCACCTGTTCAACCTGCTGGACGCGCGCGGCGTGATCTCGGTCACCGAACGTCAGGCCTATATCGGGCGGGTGCGGGCGCTGGCCAAGCAATGCGCCGATGCCTTCGTGCAGACCGAAGTCGCCGGGGGCGGCGTCGCGGCATGA
- the glyS gene encoding glycine--tRNA ligase subunit beta, which produces MPDLLIELFSEEIPARMQGRAREDLKKLVTDGLVEAGLTYDSAGAFSTPRRLVLSLTGLTAESRPVREERKGPKTDAPAAAIDGFLRATGLTLDQLEARDEKKGQTYYAVVEKPGRKAAEIVAEVLDRTIRSFPWPKSMRWGTGSLRWVRPLHSILCLLSDEGGAEVVPLTVDGIVAGNSTGGHRFMAPARFSVTGFDDYAAKLRRAFVMLDSAEREAHIWNDAQNQAFARGLEVVPDAGLLTEVAGLVEWPVVLLGAIGEAFLGLPPEVLQTSMREHQKFFSVKNPKTGRIEGFVTVANRETADHGATILKGNLKVLSARLSDAKFFWENDLREAKTGMAAWEDGLKAVTFHNKLGSQSDRIARIAALARDIAPLVGAEADQAERAAKLAKLDLRSAMVGEFPELQGTMGRYYALEAGEPEAIANAARDHYSPLGPSDAVPSDPVSVAVALADKIDTLTGFWAIDEKPTGSKDPFALRRAALGVIRLVLGNGVRVGFESVFAKAILDLLDRAFDKLASGTQEEWIARWSNREGGSIEHAAAMLRNFKKFLVVDLASRSLEAQGKFDEASALKETHKINFEAERDEVSLLSFFHDRLKVFLRDQGIRHDVIDACLAMPGNDDLTLLVKRAEALQTFLKTEDGTNLLQGFKRANNILTQAEARDGVEYSFGADPKFAETDAERALFSALDAGEAAIKPAMAQEDFAAAMAAMAQLRAPIDAFFTAVQVNSDNQIVRRNRLNLLHRIRTLVAQVADLTKVEG; this is translated from the coding sequence ATGCCCGATTTGCTGATTGAACTCTTCTCCGAGGAAATTCCGGCGCGGATGCAGGGCCGGGCGCGCGAGGATCTGAAGAAACTGGTGACGGATGGTCTGGTCGAGGCCGGGCTGACCTATGACTCGGCTGGCGCCTTCTCGACGCCGCGCCGTCTGGTGCTCAGCCTCACCGGCCTGACCGCCGAAAGCCGCCCCGTGCGCGAAGAGCGCAAGGGCCCGAAAACCGATGCCCCCGCTGCGGCGATTGACGGCTTCCTGCGCGCCACCGGGCTGACGCTGGATCAGCTTGAGGCGCGCGACGAAAAAAAGGGCCAGACCTATTACGCCGTGGTCGAAAAGCCGGGCCGCAAGGCGGCAGAGATCGTGGCCGAGGTGCTGGACCGCACCATCCGCAGCTTCCCCTGGCCGAAATCCATGCGCTGGGGCACGGGCAGCCTGCGCTGGGTGCGCCCGCTGCATTCGATCCTCTGCCTGCTGTCGGACGAAGGCGGGGCCGAGGTCGTGCCGCTCACAGTCGACGGCATCGTGGCGGGCAACAGCACCGGCGGCCACCGCTTCATGGCCCCCGCCCGGTTCAGCGTGACCGGCTTTGACGATTACGCCGCCAAGCTGCGCCGCGCCTTCGTGATGCTCGACAGCGCCGAACGCGAGGCACATATCTGGAATGACGCGCAAAATCAGGCCTTTGCACGGGGTCTTGAGGTCGTGCCCGACGCAGGCCTGCTGACCGAAGTGGCCGGACTGGTCGAATGGCCGGTGGTACTGCTGGGCGCGATTGGCGAGGCCTTCCTCGGCCTGCCGCCCGAGGTGCTGCAAACCTCGATGCGCGAACATCAGAAGTTCTTCTCGGTGAAAAACCCGAAAACCGGCCGGATCGAAGGCTTCGTGACCGTCGCCAACCGCGAAACCGCCGACCACGGCGCGACCATCCTGAAGGGCAACCTCAAGGTGCTGTCGGCCCGGCTTTCAGATGCGAAATTCTTCTGGGAGAATGACCTGCGCGAGGCGAAAACCGGCATGGCGGCCTGGGAGGACGGGCTGAAAGCCGTGACCTTCCACAACAAGCTGGGCAGCCAGTCCGACCGCATCGCCCGCATTGCCGCTCTGGCGCGCGACATTGCGCCGCTGGTCGGCGCGGAGGCGGACCAGGCCGAACGCGCCGCGAAACTGGCAAAGCTCGACCTGCGCTCGGCCATGGTCGGTGAATTCCCCGAACTGCAAGGCACCATGGGCCGCTATTACGCGCTGGAGGCGGGCGAACCCGAAGCCATCGCCAACGCCGCCCGCGACCATTACTCGCCGCTCGGCCCCTCGGATGCCGTGCCCAGCGATCCCGTCTCGGTCGCCGTGGCGCTGGCCGACAAGATCGACACGCTGACCGGCTTCTGGGCCATCGACGAGAAACCCACCGGCAGCAAAGACCCCTTCGCCCTGCGCCGCGCGGCGTTGGGCGTGATCCGGCTGGTGCTGGGGAATGGGGTGCGGGTTGGGTTTGAGTCAGTATTTGCGAAAGCAATTCTCGACCTCTTGGATCGAGCGTTCGACAAGTTGGCGTCTGGCACACAAGAGGAATGGATTGCTCGTTGGTCCAATCGGGAAGGCGGTAGCATCGAGCACGCTGCCGCAATGCTCAGGAACTTCAAGAAATTCCTTGTCGTAGATTTGGCCTCACGTTCCCTAGAGGCACAGGGCAAATTTGATGAAGCGTCGGCGCTCAAAGAAACGCATAAGATCAATTTTGAAGCCGAGCGCGATGAAGTTAGCCTCCTCTCATTCTTCCATGACCGCCTCAAAGTCTTCCTCCGCGACCAGGGCATCCGCCACGATGTGATCGACGCCTGCCTCGCCATGCCCGGCAATGACGATCTCACCCTCTTGGTGAAACGCGCCGAAGCCCTGCAAACCTTCCTCAAGACCGAGGATGGCACCAACCTGCTGCAAGGCTTCAAACGCGCCAACAACATCCTGACCCAGGCCGAGGCCAGGGATGGCGTGGAATATTCCTTCGGCGCCGATCCGAAATTCGCCGAAACCGACGCAGAACGCGCCCTCTTCTCCGCCCTCGACGCAGGCGAGGCCGCAATCAAACCGGCAATGGCCCAGGAAGATTTCGCCGCCGCCATGGCCGCCATGGCCCAACTGCGCGCCCCGATCGACGCCTTCTTCACCGCCGTTCAGGTGAACAGCGACAATCAGATCGTGCGCCGCAACCGGCTCAACCTGCTGCACCGCATCCGCACGCTGGTGGCCCAGGTGGCCGATCTGACCAAAGTCGAAGGCTGA
- a CDS encoding FkbM family methyltransferase, which produces MSGDLDHERWRVRLRHLWRTVTLQRRFDKAQARRAFLAAVAGLRPGDLAIDLGANVGRFTRPMAETGADVIAFEPDPHAFGLLQAALRPYTNVTLMAAAAGDQDGEITLYRHAAFDEAPDTRTKSSSIIAGKANVAGGQAIPVQVIDFTRFLRELDRDVALLKIDIEGAEVPLMEALLASGAAARIGHIFIETHERGIPALARRTDALRAATAGWTKPVVNWNWH; this is translated from the coding sequence ATGAGTGGCGATCTGGACCACGAACGCTGGCGGGTGCGGCTGCGTCATCTGTGGCGCACTGTCACCCTGCAACGCCGGTTTGACAAGGCGCAGGCGCGGCGCGCGTTTCTGGCCGCCGTCGCCGGTTTGCGGCCCGGCGATCTGGCGATTGATCTGGGGGCCAATGTCGGCCGCTTCACCCGCCCGATGGCCGAGACCGGCGCGGATGTCATTGCGTTCGAGCCCGATCCCCATGCCTTCGGCCTGCTGCAAGCCGCGCTGCGTCCCTATACCAATGTCACGCTGATGGCTGCGGCGGCGGGCGATCAGGATGGCGAGATCACGCTTTATCGCCATGCCGCCTTTGACGAGGCCCCCGATACGCGCACCAAATCCTCCTCCATCATCGCGGGCAAGGCGAATGTGGCGGGCGGGCAGGCGATCCCGGTGCAGGTGATTGATTTCACCCGCTTCCTGCGCGAGCTTGACCGCGATGTGGCGCTGCTGAAGATCGACATCGAAGGGGCCGAAGTGCCGCTGATGGAGGCGCTGCTGGCCAGCGGGGCTGCCGCGCGCATCGGCCATATCTTCATCGAGACGCACGAACGCGGCATCCCCGCGCTGGCCCGCCGCACCGATGCGTTGCGTGCGGCCACGGCAGGCTGGACAAAGCCTGTCGTCAACTGGAACTGGCACTGA